In one Brevibacterium sp. CBA3109 genomic region, the following are encoded:
- a CDS encoding fumarylacetoacetate hydrolase family protein, which produces MLDETTIAAIADDLAQAEKNRTKIGLLTTKYPDMTVEDSYAVQNEWRRRGEASGRRLIGHKIGLTSKPMQQATGIREPDYGAIFADQVYDTGSVIDHSQYSGVRVEVELAFVLKDELRGPDISLIDVLRATEYVVPALEVLSSRIEMEGRTIVDTISDNAALGAMVLGGRPVAVDAVDLRRVGALLYRNESVEDSGLAAAVLDHPARGIVWLANKLAEHGDVLRAGETVLAGSFTRPMWVSPGDTVHADYGDLGVITCRFE; this is translated from the coding sequence ATGCTCGATGAAACAACGATCGCCGCAATCGCCGACGATCTGGCGCAAGCGGAGAAGAACCGGACGAAGATCGGTCTGCTGACAACCAAATATCCCGATATGACCGTCGAGGACTCCTACGCCGTGCAGAACGAATGGCGTCGCCGAGGTGAGGCCTCCGGGCGGAGACTGATCGGTCATAAGATCGGCCTGACCTCGAAGCCGATGCAGCAGGCGACGGGTATCCGTGAACCCGACTACGGGGCGATCTTCGCCGATCAGGTCTACGACACAGGTTCGGTCATCGACCACTCGCAGTACTCGGGCGTGCGTGTCGAGGTCGAACTCGCGTTCGTGCTCAAGGACGAACTGCGCGGACCAGACATCAGTCTCATCGACGTGCTGCGGGCCACCGAATACGTGGTGCCGGCACTCGAGGTGCTGTCGTCGCGGATCGAGATGGAAGGCCGCACCATCGTCGACACGATCTCCGATAATGCCGCGCTGGGGGCCATGGTCCTCGGCGGTCGTCCGGTGGCCGTCGACGCGGTTGATCTGCGCCGGGTCGGGGCACTGCTGTACCGCAATGAGTCGGTCGAGGACTCCGGCCTCGCCGCAGCCGTCCTCGACCATCCAGCCCGCGGCATCGTGTGGCTGGCGAACAAACTGGCCGAACACGGCGATGTCCTTCGAGCTGGGGAGACCGTCCTGGCAGGGTCCTTTACCCGCCCCATGTGGGTCAGCCCGGGCGACACCGTCCACGCCGACTACGGAGATCTGGGAGTCATCACATGCCGTTTCGAGTAG
- a CDS encoding HpcH/HpaI aldolase family protein: MPFRVELPPTLTQRMAELGEGEHLAGMWVCSGSPVAAEIAASSGMQWVLIDAEHSPIGLETTTGLLRAMNGYPATPVVRVPVNDQMLIKQFLDLGAQNLLVPMIDTPADAEAAVRSVHYPPRGVRGVGSALARTSRWNAVPNYLGRAEELVSLTVQIESATAVDNAAEIAAVDGIDAVFVGPSDLAASMGLLGQQAHPDITDAVLRTFDAVKAAGKPVGVNAFDPEQARKYLDAGASFVLVGADVGLMMNGARAWAETWVRD; this comes from the coding sequence ATGCCGTTTCGAGTAGAACTGCCACCGACGCTGACCCAGCGCATGGCTGAGCTGGGCGAGGGGGAGCATCTGGCCGGAATGTGGGTCTGCTCCGGTTCGCCTGTGGCCGCGGAGATCGCCGCATCCTCGGGGATGCAGTGGGTGCTCATCGACGCCGAGCATTCGCCGATCGGCCTCGAAACCACGACCGGTCTGCTGCGCGCCATGAACGGATACCCGGCGACCCCCGTCGTGCGTGTGCCCGTGAATGACCAGATGCTCATCAAGCAGTTCCTCGACCTCGGCGCGCAGAACCTGCTCGTGCCGATGATCGATACCCCGGCCGACGCCGAGGCGGCCGTGCGTTCCGTGCACTACCCGCCTCGCGGTGTGCGCGGGGTGGGATCGGCACTGGCTCGGACCTCCCGTTGGAATGCGGTGCCGAACTACCTCGGCCGTGCCGAGGAACTCGTGTCCCTGACCGTGCAGATCGAATCCGCGACGGCGGTCGACAATGCCGCCGAGATCGCTGCCGTCGATGGGATCGATGCAGTGTTCGTCGGGCCCTCTGACCTTGCTGCTTCGATGGGATTGCTCGGTCAACAGGCCCACCCTGATATCACTGATGCGGTGCTGCGCACATTCGATGCGGTCAAGGCCGCCGGCAAACCAGTCGGTGTCAATGCTTTCGATCCCGAACAGGCGCGGAAGTACCTCGACGCCGGTGCGTCATTCGTCCTCGTCGGGGCCGATGTCGGTCTGATGATGAACGGCGCCCGCGCCTGGGCCGAGACCTGGGTGCGCGACTGA
- a CDS encoding LPXTG cell wall anchor domain-containing protein, with protein MNTRRRFALRSALLLLVLALASLIGLGPAMAQGPPPSLGEVPMLKASDAYGPGIWHHAPQGKTWYGAYRTFDNSQAYCIDAGKQSPLPKYFTSSEAQKITTAQTAWALHEYSGSTSADVQAALSALARLDEAITHDHKVPPQEPGDLGKKFTGAAKQFSKISTEAKKFAGPYTLDVSLTPVVDMPVLEPYGKQGPKDGDVTRIDDGTGGDKRVQLPMTGTVTLSVSLTSASGNAVPGIPLTLDVSGTEDAPKFLTSKAKPVVTTLKLNAPGTVTAKASAHLAPESGLLYEPQKTKRVQRVITPDEPVEVSAQAKVDMSSQPRVSTEISDQSPQPGDSITDTFTVSGLVGDHTVTVEHELWQTESVPEPGKKNDDAEVIAQVTSKDVGNGTHRSDAITVPQDFHGWMYFTETIAGDKSTKEWKGVHGQPRETGFVPWTPSAETKAVLKVNAVHDEVTVSGLRPGGEAVITMTAYHSDTEPEQSKEVSGTKLHSQDITVVGDQEGTATVSSEAIDMPVGWVTYVTTIQDNDEHQKWTSDWGIPAETVYRPPEETPTPPPEEPTAPPAPPEPTPPEEPSTPPEEPTAPPAPPEAPEPPAPPAEPVSEPVADEPAAPAPPAQLPRTGTTGNGMLIGAGIFLIGLGATALLITGRRRIKE; from the coding sequence ATGAATACTCGCAGACGCTTCGCTCTCCGCTCCGCTCTCCTCCTACTGGTCCTGGCCCTGGCCTCTCTCATCGGACTCGGACCGGCCATGGCCCAAGGACCGCCCCCTTCGCTTGGCGAAGTGCCGATGCTCAAGGCCAGCGACGCCTATGGTCCGGGCATCTGGCATCACGCACCGCAGGGCAAGACCTGGTATGGCGCCTACCGAACCTTCGATAACTCGCAGGCATACTGCATCGATGCCGGCAAACAGTCGCCCCTACCCAAATACTTCACGAGCTCAGAAGCGCAGAAGATCACCACCGCGCAGACCGCGTGGGCGCTGCACGAGTACTCCGGGTCCACATCTGCCGATGTGCAGGCAGCCTTGAGCGCGCTGGCACGTCTGGATGAGGCGATCACGCATGATCACAAGGTTCCCCCGCAAGAGCCCGGCGACCTGGGAAAGAAGTTCACGGGTGCCGCGAAGCAGTTCTCAAAGATCAGCACCGAAGCCAAGAAGTTCGCGGGTCCCTATACCCTCGATGTCAGCCTGACCCCAGTCGTAGACATGCCGGTGCTCGAGCCATATGGCAAGCAGGGACCCAAGGATGGTGATGTCACACGAATCGACGACGGCACGGGCGGTGACAAGCGGGTCCAGCTCCCCATGACGGGCACGGTCACGCTTTCCGTGTCCTTGACCAGCGCCTCAGGCAACGCCGTGCCGGGAATTCCTCTCACGCTCGACGTCAGCGGAACCGAGGACGCACCGAAATTCCTGACCAGCAAGGCTAAACCCGTCGTCACCACCCTCAAGCTCAACGCTCCCGGCACGGTCACGGCTAAGGCATCGGCACACCTCGCGCCAGAATCTGGCCTGCTCTACGAACCTCAGAAGACCAAACGGGTCCAACGGGTCATCACCCCCGACGAACCTGTCGAGGTCTCCGCTCAGGCAAAGGTCGACATGTCCTCACAGCCTCGTGTCTCCACCGAGATCTCCGACCAGAGCCCGCAGCCAGGCGATTCGATCACCGACACGTTCACCGTCTCCGGCCTGGTCGGCGACCACACGGTCACCGTCGAGCACGAACTGTGGCAGACGGAATCGGTGCCCGAACCCGGGAAGAAGAACGACGACGCCGAGGTGATCGCACAGGTGACGTCGAAGGACGTCGGCAACGGCACACACCGATCCGATGCGATCACTGTTCCCCAGGACTTCCACGGATGGATGTACTTCACCGAGACCATCGCCGGTGACAAGTCCACGAAGGAATGGAAGGGCGTCCACGGTCAGCCGCGGGAAACAGGCTTCGTTCCCTGGACCCCGAGCGCCGAGACGAAGGCGGTTCTCAAGGTCAACGCCGTCCACGATGAGGTCACGGTCAGCGGACTGCGCCCGGGAGGAGAAGCAGTGATCACGATGACGGCATATCATTCGGACACCGAGCCAGAGCAGTCGAAGGAAGTCAGCGGGACGAAGCTCCATTCCCAGGACATCACCGTGGTCGGGGACCAGGAGGGCACCGCAACGGTGAGTTCAGAGGCCATCGACATGCCCGTCGGGTGGGTGACCTATGTGACCACGATCCAGGACAACGACGAGCACCAGAAATGGACGAGCGATTGGGGCATCCCCGCTGAAACCGTGTACCGGCCACCTGAGGAGACGCCGACGCCGCCACCGGAGGAGCCCACTGCTCCCCCAGCACCGCCGGAACCAACCCCGCCCGAGGAGCCCTCGACACCACCTGAAGAACCTACTGCGCCGCCTGCCCCGCCGGAGGCACCGGAGCCACCTGCCCCGCCGGCCGAGCCGGTCTCGGAACCGGTCGCAGACGAACCTGCAGCACCCGCCCCACCGGCACAGCTGCCGAGGACGGGCACCACGGGCAACGGAATGCTCATCGGCGCCGGAATCTTCCTCATCGGGCTCGGAGCCACGGCCCTGCTCATCACCGGCAGACGCCGAATCAAAGAGTAA
- a CDS encoding PrsW family intramembrane metalloprotease — MQQPQPQQPVPPPQRPNNDRFRPRPSQPGPGSQGPGPQQPPRQIPQPGMSPASQGQGNPRFGAPMGQPPMQSQPPMQRRVYEQARFAPTVTQEMRVRARVQAPQQVVSETPWTGAVRQSQPEEEPGSTANIVRLVIAILAVVGLFVGLLLLALLGGLSFGLRLFALVALSAVPLIAIVAYVLWLDRWKPQPKIILGLCLLWGAVAAVILTLFVSLVSQVALYFAGVGAMPDAVGAVIQAPIVEETTKTVLLVVIALAARRHFEGPLDGLVYGALIGAGFAFTENVLYLGGAWEQGDGMDLLWTFILRCLFSPLLHTVFCTCAGVTIGLAARKWQWWAIILMWLPGLLVGMILHAIWNGTMTGLGQINEVVSIIGLIVLSFIFTTLWVVLGIVLRRSERLHTQNMLGDYANTGWLTYSEVDMLATWKGRKFGKRWADSFPGGKEEMRTMIRTSGDLSTTRMRLLAGVGGQKERDIESFQLKKFSSARDRLLAASNSVVR; from the coding sequence ATGCAACAGCCCCAGCCGCAGCAGCCGGTCCCGCCGCCGCAGCGTCCGAACAACGACCGGTTTCGTCCTCGCCCGTCGCAGCCCGGTCCCGGTTCGCAGGGGCCTGGCCCGCAGCAGCCCCCTCGTCAGATCCCTCAGCCGGGGATGAGCCCGGCGTCACAGGGTCAGGGCAATCCCCGTTTCGGCGCCCCGATGGGCCAGCCACCGATGCAGAGCCAGCCGCCGATGCAGCGACGCGTCTACGAACAGGCTCGGTTCGCACCGACCGTGACCCAGGAGATGCGGGTCCGTGCCCGCGTGCAGGCACCTCAGCAGGTGGTCTCGGAGACCCCGTGGACCGGGGCTGTGCGCCAGTCCCAGCCCGAGGAAGAGCCCGGGTCGACCGCAAACATTGTGCGCTTGGTGATCGCCATCCTCGCAGTGGTCGGCCTCTTCGTCGGACTGTTGCTTCTTGCTCTTCTCGGAGGACTGAGCTTTGGTCTGAGGCTCTTCGCGCTGGTTGCGTTGTCAGCGGTGCCACTGATTGCGATCGTCGCCTACGTGCTCTGGCTCGACCGATGGAAACCACAGCCGAAGATCATCCTCGGACTCTGTCTCCTCTGGGGTGCCGTCGCCGCCGTCATCCTCACCCTCTTCGTCTCCCTCGTCAGCCAGGTCGCGCTCTATTTCGCCGGTGTCGGGGCAATGCCCGATGCCGTCGGCGCCGTGATCCAGGCCCCGATCGTCGAGGAGACGACGAAGACCGTGCTGCTGGTTGTCATAGCCCTCGCCGCTCGCCGGCACTTCGAAGGTCCCCTCGACGGACTCGTCTATGGTGCCCTCATCGGTGCCGGCTTCGCTTTCACTGAAAATGTGCTCTACCTCGGCGGAGCGTGGGAGCAAGGCGATGGCATGGATCTGCTGTGGACCTTCATTCTCCGCTGCCTGTTCTCCCCGCTGCTGCACACGGTGTTCTGTACCTGTGCCGGCGTGACCATCGGCCTTGCTGCCCGAAAGTGGCAATGGTGGGCGATCATCCTGATGTGGCTGCCTGGCCTCCTCGTCGGCATGATTCTGCACGCCATTTGGAACGGAACGATGACCGGGCTGGGCCAGATCAACGAAGTTGTGTCGATCATCGGACTCATCGTCCTCAGCTTCATCTTCACCACACTTTGGGTGGTGCTCGGGATTGTCCTGCGCCGCAGTGAACGCCTACACACGCAGAATATGCTCGGCGACTACGCGAACACGGGATGGCTCACTTACTCCGAAGTCGACATGCTCGCTACGTGGAAGGGACGCAAGTTCGGCAAACGCTGGGCCGATTCGTTCCCCGGCGGCAAGGAGGAGATGCGCACCATGATCCGTACCTCCGGAGATCTCTCGACGACGCGCATGCGGCTCCTGGCCGGAGTCGGAGGGCAGAAGGAACGTGACATAGAGAGCTTCCAGCTGAAGAAGTTCTCTTCCGCCCGCGATCGCCTTCTCGCCGCATCGAATAGCGTGGTGCGCTGA
- a CDS encoding MarP family serine protease — translation MMIVDVVIIILGIAALFSGFRQGIIIGLGTAVGFVVGWIVGRLLSPLVESLSEGTQAMENPGVVILLASMPLVLSVLFAFAGNGIGAWIKRSMDSQLGQGIDSIGGTVTAGVVFVLVIWLAAGFIRTTSWVEPNRWVADSSVIAAVDRTIPYSSQIALGDISQGLKATGFPQVFAGQTEQIRGVGEPDSAMVDVGRGVEESVVKITTTATTCPTGSEGSGFVYSDGLIATNAHVVAGSTDLAVQVGGKGKPFSAEVVEFDSEADVAVLRVPELDAPALDFGNGLGPGDDSVVAGFPQNGPYTISPSRVREKINARGLDIYDSSSVVREVYSIRGIVREGNSGGPLLDANGDVVGMVFARSATDEETGYALTRAEISDELQAGTQNRAPQPTGQCTG, via the coding sequence ATGATGATCGTAGACGTCGTCATCATCATCTTGGGGATCGCTGCGCTCTTCTCCGGGTTCCGCCAGGGAATCATCATCGGTCTCGGCACCGCAGTCGGCTTCGTTGTCGGCTGGATCGTGGGCCGGCTGCTCTCACCCCTGGTCGAAAGCCTGAGCGAAGGCACCCAGGCAATGGAGAATCCCGGTGTTGTCATTCTCCTGGCGTCGATGCCGCTCGTCCTCAGCGTTCTGTTCGCCTTCGCCGGCAACGGGATCGGCGCATGGATCAAACGATCCATGGACTCTCAGCTTGGGCAGGGCATCGACTCGATCGGCGGCACGGTCACCGCTGGTGTTGTCTTCGTCCTTGTCATCTGGCTGGCGGCGGGTTTCATTCGGACCACATCGTGGGTCGAACCGAACCGGTGGGTCGCGGACTCATCGGTGATAGCGGCCGTCGACCGGACGATCCCATACTCCTCGCAGATCGCGCTGGGCGACATCTCCCAAGGTCTTAAGGCCACAGGGTTCCCGCAAGTGTTCGCTGGCCAGACAGAGCAGATACGCGGCGTCGGGGAACCCGACTCCGCGATGGTCGATGTCGGTCGTGGCGTCGAGGAATCCGTCGTCAAGATCACGACCACTGCCACTACCTGTCCGACAGGGTCCGAGGGGTCGGGGTTCGTCTACAGCGACGGACTCATCGCCACCAACGCCCACGTCGTTGCAGGCTCAACGGACCTCGCCGTCCAAGTCGGCGGTAAGGGTAAGCCTTTCTCCGCCGAGGTGGTGGAATTCGATTCTGAGGCCGACGTGGCCGTCTTGCGGGTTCCCGAGCTTGATGCGCCCGCTCTCGACTTCGGTAATGGGCTGGGGCCGGGCGACGACTCAGTGGTCGCCGGCTTCCCCCAGAACGGGCCTTATACGATCTCTCCTTCGCGAGTGCGCGAGAAGATCAACGCGCGGGGCCTCGACATCTACGATTCGAGTTCAGTGGTGCGCGAGGTGTATTCGATCCGCGGAATCGTCCGCGAAGGAAACTCGGGTGGTCCGCTGCTCGACGCGAACGGTGATGTGGTGGGGATGGTCTTCGCCAGGTCTGCCACCGATGAGGAGACAGGGTATGCCCTCACACGTGCGGAGATCAGCGACGAACTGCAGGCGGGAACGCAGAACCGGGCTCCGCAGCCGACAGGGCAGTGCACCGGCTGA
- a CDS encoding endonuclease/exonuclease/phosphatase family protein: MNQEYSQPRKSRSPAKGITALIFGVAYAAFLLLHHLLPTRMGVALLVESILPWTGIVLALVLLMFLIRFSVLSAIGILVPTVVWASMFGSAVIPANDTGEPDLTVATHNVGARLPEPTAAAKSLVSADPDIVTIQELESLSGKIIHKELDSSFEHSQVVDTIGVWSKWPMSAPEEVDLGLQWPRAFATTVSTDHGDIRFYSVHMPSVRPGHEAMRNAAIRRLATEVETDAAEHVIVAGDFNTATTDTNFSTLSPPLEDTRVETGGGFGFTWPARFPVTRLDHVLYRGFDATSDEVLDRGSSDHRAVLAGLDLK; the protein is encoded by the coding sequence ATGAACCAGGAATATTCTCAACCCAGAAAATCGCGTAGCCCAGCCAAGGGGATCACTGCGCTGATCTTCGGCGTGGCCTATGCGGCATTCCTCCTGCTCCACCACCTGCTGCCTACCAGAATGGGCGTTGCACTGCTCGTCGAGAGCATCCTGCCGTGGACGGGAATCGTCCTGGCCCTCGTCCTGCTCATGTTCCTCATCCGCTTCTCGGTGCTGTCAGCAATCGGCATTCTGGTTCCGACAGTTGTCTGGGCCTCGATGTTCGGTTCCGCTGTGATTCCGGCGAACGACACCGGCGAACCGGACCTCACTGTGGCTACGCACAACGTGGGAGCCAGGCTGCCCGAGCCCACAGCGGCGGCGAAGAGCCTCGTGTCCGCCGACCCGGACATCGTCACGATTCAGGAACTGGAGTCCCTGTCGGGCAAGATCATCCACAAGGAACTCGATTCCTCGTTCGAACATTCGCAGGTCGTCGACACGATCGGTGTGTGGTCGAAATGGCCGATGTCTGCACCCGAAGAGGTGGACCTGGGGCTGCAGTGGCCGCGCGCCTTCGCCACAACCGTCTCCACAGACCACGGCGACATCAGGTTCTACTCCGTGCACATGCCTTCGGTGCGCCCCGGTCATGAAGCCATGCGCAATGCTGCGATCCGCAGATTGGCCACAGAAGTCGAAACCGATGCAGCCGAGCACGTCATCGTCGCCGGTGACTTCAACACCGCAACGACGGACACCAACTTCTCGACCCTGTCTCCCCCGCTGGAGGATACGCGGGTCGAAACCGGCGGCGGATTCGGCTTCACCTGGCCCGCTCGCTTCCCTGTCACCCGACTCGACCACGTACTGTATCGCGGGTTCGACGCCACCTCCGACGAGGTGCTCGACCGCGGCTCGAGTGACCATCGCGCCGTCCTCGCCGGCCTTGACCTGAAATAG
- a CDS encoding winged helix-turn-helix transcriptional regulator has protein sequence MSNSEPAYAHPRSAAAIRRAGARLSAVDPQNPPHTFGPAGVVPSPKAARGIIVYIGLDESKAAADGTNLSAIAGELQAYAKELASQAETQAVIALAPEGRGNDIDAVRAVANGSPAATGTPAGTHGPVRSRIPSRIHPPPLRRESEQGIGEAAPTGGFGSRFNGNFQNRTAERLRIDIPRREVRIDGDLIDVTTKEFDLLATLVSHADSTLPREDLITAVWSGGEVPDERTVDVHIRRLRRRLGEYSTVIRTMRGTGYRYDTHPDVTVWSATAHR, from the coding sequence ATGTCGAATTCAGAACCAGCGTACGCACATCCACGCAGCGCAGCTGCCATCCGTCGCGCAGGAGCCCGGTTGAGTGCTGTAGACCCACAGAACCCGCCCCACACCTTCGGCCCCGCCGGCGTCGTGCCCTCACCGAAGGCAGCGCGCGGAATCATCGTCTACATCGGCCTTGATGAGTCTAAGGCCGCCGCCGATGGGACTAACCTCTCCGCGATCGCCGGCGAGCTGCAGGCCTACGCGAAGGAACTGGCCTCCCAGGCAGAGACCCAGGCGGTCATCGCTTTGGCACCAGAAGGTCGCGGCAACGACATCGATGCCGTCCGTGCCGTGGCCAACGGCTCCCCGGCCGCCACCGGGACCCCGGCTGGAACACACGGCCCGGTCCGCTCGCGCATCCCCAGCCGCATCCACCCGCCGCCCCTGCGCCGTGAGTCCGAGCAGGGCATCGGCGAAGCCGCCCCCACAGGCGGCTTCGGATCCCGATTCAATGGGAACTTCCAGAACCGAACCGCTGAGCGACTGCGCATCGACATCCCCCGCCGCGAGGTCCGCATCGACGGCGACCTCATCGATGTCACCACCAAGGAATTCGACCTCCTGGCAACTCTCGTCTCTCATGCCGATTCCACTCTGCCTCGTGAAGATCTCATCACTGCCGTCTGGTCAGGTGGCGAAGTCCCTGATGAGAGGACTGTTGACGTGCATATCCGGCGGCTGCGCAGGCGTTTGGGAGAGTACTCTACGGTGATTCGGACAATGAGAGGCACCGGCTATCGCTATGACACTCACCCCGATGTCACGGTGTGGTCGGCCACCGCCCACAGATGA
- the upp gene encoding uracil phosphoribosyltransferase, with translation MRLHVADHPLIAHKLSVLRDQSTDSARFRQLTEELVMLLAYEATRSVAVEDKEITTPVTTFTGTRLAEPRPVVVPILRAGLGMLDGMLRILPTAEVGFLGMVRDEETFEPSAYADRLPDDLSGRQVFVVDPMLATGGTLAMAIDFLLARGARDVTAVCLVSAPEGVERIERDYAQSANVEIYTAALDEKLNEKGYIVPGLGDAGDRMYGIVD, from the coding sequence ATGCGCCTTCATGTAGCCGATCACCCGCTCATCGCCCATAAACTCAGCGTCCTGCGTGACCAGAGCACCGATTCCGCTCGGTTCCGTCAGCTCACCGAGGAACTCGTCATGCTCCTCGCCTACGAGGCCACCCGCTCGGTCGCGGTCGAGGACAAGGAAATCACGACTCCAGTGACGACGTTCACCGGCACCCGCTTGGCCGAGCCGCGCCCGGTCGTCGTCCCGATTCTGCGCGCGGGCCTGGGCATGCTCGATGGGATGCTGCGCATACTCCCCACCGCCGAGGTGGGCTTCCTGGGGATGGTCCGCGACGAGGAGACATTTGAGCCCAGCGCCTACGCCGATCGCCTGCCCGATGACCTCAGCGGCCGACAGGTCTTCGTCGTCGATCCGATGCTGGCCACGGGTGGGACCTTAGCCATGGCCATCGACTTCCTCCTCGCCCGAGGCGCCAGAGACGTCACAGCGGTCTGCCTCGTCAGCGCCCCGGAGGGCGTCGAGCGGATTGAGAGGGATTACGCACAGTCCGCGAATGTCGAGATCTACACGGCTGCGCTGGACGAGAAACTCAACGAGAAGGGCTACATCGTTCCTGGGCTCGGCGACGCTGGTGACCGGATGTACGGAATCGTCGACTGA
- a CDS encoding tRNA adenosine deaminase-associated protein, whose protein sequence is MSYFTEILAETSDGFRALDVDVRDASDLDSLVEMMQAAGSEDGESVAVIEHEDEWFGLVRVCENNEIRVFLSDLRGVELSPFADIFADFLDSQPDAYETEPEEEFGLDDEAAAQTDDDAEEEEVAMLEFDADAEWGGDAEIYADRGVLPAELIEQVEKYRSDPARVVAHVGETVGFADQLQAAR, encoded by the coding sequence ATGTCCTACTTCACTGAGATCCTTGCCGAAACCAGCGATGGTTTTCGTGCGCTCGATGTCGATGTTCGGGATGCGTCAGATCTCGACAGCCTCGTCGAGATGATGCAGGCCGCCGGGTCGGAAGACGGCGAATCGGTCGCGGTCATCGAGCACGAGGACGAATGGTTCGGCCTCGTGCGAGTCTGCGAAAACAACGAGATCAGAGTCTTCCTGTCTGACCTGCGTGGCGTTGAGCTCAGTCCCTTCGCAGATATCTTCGCCGATTTCCTCGATTCGCAGCCCGACGCCTATGAGACCGAGCCGGAAGAGGAGTTCGGTCTCGACGACGAGGCGGCAGCCCAGACCGATGACGACGCCGAGGAGGAAGAGGTCGCGATGCTCGAGTTCGACGCCGACGCCGAATGGGGCGGCGATGCCGAGATCTATGCCGACCGCGGAGTCCTGCCCGCCGAACTCATCGAACAGGTGGAGAAGTACCGATCTGACCCTGCCCGCGTCGTCGCCCACGTCGGTGAGACCGTCGGGTTCGCCGACCAGCTCCAGGCCGCCCGCTGA
- a CDS encoding nucleoside deaminase, whose product MGLALAEAALAREHDDVPVGAVVLSVDGSVIGRGHNRREVDQDPLGHAELMALRNAAEATGRWRLDGATLVVTLEPCAMCAGALVGSRIARVVYGAFDEKAGAAGSVWDLLRDRAALHHPEVYSGVAATKCRGLLSEFFAAKRGNPTG is encoded by the coding sequence ATGGGCCTCGCCCTCGCCGAGGCGGCCCTGGCCCGCGAGCATGACGACGTTCCCGTCGGAGCTGTGGTCCTGAGCGTCGATGGTTCGGTGATCGGGCGTGGTCACAACCGACGCGAAGTCGATCAGGATCCGCTCGGCCATGCCGAACTCATGGCACTGCGCAATGCCGCCGAGGCAACCGGACGGTGGCGCCTCGATGGGGCCACCCTTGTCGTCACGCTCGAACCCTGTGCGATGTGTGCAGGTGCACTCGTCGGATCTCGGATTGCACGAGTCGTCTATGGAGCATTCGATGAGAAAGCCGGTGCGGCAGGGTCTGTCTGGGACCTGCTGCGAGATCGCGCCGCGCTGCACCACCCGGAGGTCTATTCCGGAGTGGCAGCGACGAAGTGCCGGGGCCTGCTCAGCGAATTCTTCGCCGCGAAACGGGGGAATCCCACTGGCTGA